The Oscillatoria sp. FACHB-1407 genome includes a region encoding these proteins:
- a CDS encoding GntR family transcriptional regulator, which yields MTLSPQPLQRAKSLHEQAYQALRTGILSGELAPGDRLVETQLAQWLQVSRTPLREALRQLQREGLVTAEPNGGLRVSTISAEDAIHLYDCRLALEQLAVAEACKNITKTQLKKLEKYVNQAESLERSTTQPALIQLLDLDYQFHHLIAESSANKRLISLLENVFDAMSLLRIQTLRRNPEVLNIRLEHRQIYEAIAQHDSATAVEAIVTHLTASKARVVQEIQRQN from the coding sequence TTGACTCTGTCTCCCCAACCGCTCCAACGTGCCAAATCGCTTCATGAGCAAGCTTATCAAGCCTTGCGGACTGGCATTTTGTCGGGTGAGCTGGCTCCGGGCGATCGCCTTGTTGAAACTCAACTCGCGCAATGGTTGCAGGTCAGCCGCACTCCTCTACGAGAAGCCTTACGGCAATTACAACGCGAGGGGTTAGTAACGGCTGAACCGAACGGCGGCTTGCGAGTTAGCACGATCTCTGCTGAAGATGCCATTCACCTGTACGATTGTCGTCTTGCTTTAGAACAGTTAGCCGTCGCAGAGGCGTGTAAAAACATCACAAAAACTCAACTCAAAAAACTCGAAAAGTACGTTAATCAAGCTGAATCATTAGAGCGCAGCACAACACAACCTGCACTCATTCAATTACTGGATTTAGACTATCAGTTTCATCATTTAATTGCAGAAAGCTCTGCAAATAAACGACTCATTTCTCTACTCGAAAATGTCTTTGATGCTATGTCGTTGTTACGCATTCAAACATTGCGTCGCAACCCCGAAGTACTCAACATTCGCTTAGAACATCGGCAGATTTACGAGGCGATCGCTCAACATGATAGCGCGACTGCTGTAGAGGCGATCGTGACTCATTTAACAGCCAGTAAAGCCAGAGTGGTGCAAGAAATTCAACGGCAAAATTAA
- the argF gene encoding ornithine carbamoyltransferase: MSVESLKGRDLLSLADLTTDETLALLTLAAQLKSKQVNPRCNKVLGLLFQKASTRTRVSFSVAIYQLGGQVLDLNASVTQVSRGEPTIDTARVLDRYLDIVAIRTFAQAEIETFAHYAKIPVINALTDLEHPCQALADLLTVQEEFGSLEGLTLTYVGDGNNVAHSLILGCALVGMNVRIACPPDYQPDPAVVARAQAIAGDRTQVLITDDPVVAAKGAHALYTDVWASMGQEDLAATRIPVFQPYQLNETLLSYADPKAIVLHCLPAHRGEEITEGVMEGEQSRIWDQAENRLHAQKALLVSLLGAD, from the coding sequence ATGAGTGTAGAGTCACTGAAAGGGCGAGATCTGCTGAGCCTTGCTGATTTAACAACCGACGAGACGCTTGCTCTGTTAACATTAGCAGCGCAACTCAAGTCAAAACAAGTTAATCCACGCTGTAACAAAGTTTTGGGATTACTGTTTCAAAAAGCATCCACCCGGACACGGGTCAGCTTTTCAGTGGCAATCTACCAACTCGGAGGGCAAGTGCTCGACCTCAATGCCAGTGTCACCCAGGTTAGCCGAGGAGAGCCAACCATCGACACGGCGCGAGTGCTCGATCGCTACCTCGATATTGTAGCCATTCGCACCTTTGCTCAGGCTGAGATCGAAACCTTTGCTCACTACGCCAAAATTCCCGTGATCAATGCGCTAACGGATTTAGAGCACCCCTGTCAGGCACTGGCAGACCTGCTCACGGTGCAGGAGGAGTTTGGCAGTTTAGAAGGGTTGACCCTGACCTACGTAGGGGATGGCAACAATGTCGCTCACTCGCTGATATTGGGATGCGCTCTCGTCGGCATGAACGTACGAATTGCCTGCCCACCTGACTATCAGCCTGATCCTGCCGTTGTGGCACGAGCACAGGCGATCGCGGGCGATCGCACCCAAGTTCTAATTACGGATGATCCGGTCGTAGCGGCAAAAGGAGCTCATGCGCTTTACACCGATGTCTGGGCCAGTATGGGGCAAGAAGACCTCGCCGCCACTCGGATTCCGGTGTTTCAACCCTATCAACTGAATGAAACGTTGTTATCCTATGCAGACCCGAAGGCGATCGTGTTGCACTGCCTGCCTGCTCATCGTGGCGAAGAAATTACCGAAGGCGTTATGGAAGGCGAGCAGTCTCGTATTTGGGATCAAGCCGAAAACCGTCTTCATGCCCAAAAAGCCCTGTTGGTAAGTCTGTTAGGGGCGGATTAA